A portion of the Deinococcus peraridilitoris DSM 19664 genome contains these proteins:
- a CDS encoding glycosyltransferase family 2 protein: MTDTLDFSVVICAYTERRWEALIEAVESLERQTVPPREVIVVIDHNEALLQRALERFRDLSVPVAVIENHQERGLSGARNSGVAAASAAIIAFLDDDAAADERWLEFTRDAFLDERVMGVGATIDLDWQGPAPQWFPAEFNWTVGGTYRGMPTSRAPVRNLIGAAMAIRGSLLKGSEGFRSVLGRTDAVKLPLGGEETELCIRLKQRHPANHFVYEPRANVKHKVTLDRATWRYFTRRCYAEGLSKAHMSRLVGKQDGLSSERAYVLQALPSGVLRGVRDTVFKRDLHGLGRSAAIVLGLLATATGFLVGSKAPKNTTTTTTTAATTVP; the protein is encoded by the coding sequence GTGACCGACACCCTTGATTTTTCCGTTGTCATCTGTGCTTACACCGAGCGCCGCTGGGAGGCGTTGATCGAGGCGGTCGAGTCACTCGAACGCCAGACCGTGCCTCCCCGTGAGGTGATCGTGGTGATCGACCACAACGAGGCCTTGCTGCAACGTGCCCTGGAGCGCTTTCGGGACCTGAGCGTACCCGTTGCGGTCATCGAGAATCACCAGGAACGTGGCCTGTCCGGTGCGCGCAACAGCGGGGTCGCCGCCGCCAGTGCAGCGATTATCGCCTTTCTGGATGATGACGCCGCTGCTGACGAGCGCTGGCTGGAGTTCACCCGTGACGCGTTTCTTGACGAGCGCGTCATGGGAGTAGGAGCCACCATCGACCTCGACTGGCAGGGACCGGCCCCCCAGTGGTTTCCCGCCGAGTTCAACTGGACGGTTGGCGGAACCTACCGTGGCATGCCCACTTCACGTGCCCCCGTGCGCAACCTGATCGGCGCCGCCATGGCCATCCGCGGCAGTCTGCTGAAAGGCAGCGAGGGCTTTCGCAGCGTCCTCGGGCGCACCGACGCCGTCAAGCTGCCCCTGGGCGGCGAGGAAACTGAACTGTGCATCCGCCTGAAGCAGCGCCACCCTGCAAACCACTTCGTGTACGAACCGCGCGCAAACGTCAAGCACAAAGTCACGCTTGACCGTGCCACCTGGCGCTATTTCACCCGACGCTGTTATGCCGAAGGACTTTCCAAAGCGCACATGTCCCGCCTGGTCGGCAAGCAGGACGGCCTGTCAAGCGAGCGCGCTTATGTCCTGCAGGCGCTGCCCAGCGGAGTTCTGCGCGGCGTGCGCGACACGGTGTTCAAGCGTGACCTGCACGGTCTGGGTCGCAGCGCCGCAATCGTATTGGGGCTCCTGGCCACTGCCACCGGTTTTCTGGTGGGCTCCAAGGCTCCCAAAAACACCACGACCACCACGACGACTGCTGCGACAACCGTTCCCTGA
- a CDS encoding lipopolysaccharide biosynthesis protein — translation MDGFRCEGPRREGSVVKGVAAQNSPRRLQVDRTILSNAVSFFGATAATATLGFAYSFFADRLFGKDAFGLAQAGVSAMMLLGGLGLLGLTTLLVGELPRARTQPGRLITAALAVSGLAGALLGWLFCFLAPLVSPELGSLVASPLGKLLFTLGVILTTVTQVFDYAMVGLLRSNLQLWRNILASSVRVGALWLAVFYQGPLQIVALLVVSTWTLGHIVSLVLLGAALRARGERVWWRPDWSAMRDLKAAALSHHALNISWQAPSWVFPLLVTAFLGASFNASFYVAWMMFFLVFKVTESLTTVLYAVNAADTSLLAQKMRFTLKTSLALTVLASLVVLPVAPFALGLFGETYAQEATGALRLLVLGVLALIVKMHFLAVSQVQRRIARATRYMAAGAVLEIVLAALGVTWGGMTGLALGIVIAQVIEAAVMAPTVLGALRGQPRLATAS, via the coding sequence ATGGACGGATTTCGCTGTGAAGGACCTCGCCGTGAAGGGAGCGTCGTGAAGGGCGTGGCCGCACAAAACTCGCCCCGGCGCCTGCAGGTGGACCGCACCATCCTGTCCAACGCGGTGTCGTTCTTCGGCGCGACAGCCGCCACGGCCACCCTGGGCTTTGCCTACTCCTTTTTCGCTGACCGCCTGTTCGGCAAGGATGCCTTCGGGCTCGCACAGGCAGGTGTATCGGCCATGATGCTGCTCGGAGGACTGGGCCTGCTGGGACTGACCACCCTGCTGGTCGGCGAACTGCCCCGTGCCCGCACGCAGCCGGGACGCCTGATCACCGCGGCGCTGGCAGTCTCGGGCCTGGCCGGGGCCCTGCTGGGCTGGCTGTTCTGCTTTCTCGCGCCGCTGGTGTCTCCCGAGCTGGGCTCGCTCGTGGCGAGCCCGCTGGGCAAGCTGCTCTTCACGCTCGGCGTGATCCTCACGACCGTCACGCAGGTCTTCGATTACGCGATGGTCGGCTTGCTGCGCAGCAACCTGCAACTGTGGCGCAACATCCTGGCCTCAAGCGTGCGGGTGGGCGCCTTGTGGCTGGCCGTGTTCTACCAGGGGCCGCTGCAGATCGTGGCATTGCTGGTGGTTTCGACCTGGACGCTGGGGCACATCGTGTCGCTGGTGCTGCTGGGTGCGGCGTTGCGTGCCCGTGGAGAGCGGGTCTGGTGGCGTCCTGACTGGAGCGCCATGCGGGACCTCAAGGCGGCGGCACTGTCGCACCACGCGCTCAACATTTCCTGGCAGGCGCCCAGCTGGGTGTTTCCGCTGCTGGTCACCGCCTTTCTGGGCGCCAGCTTCAATGCCAGCTTCTACGTGGCCTGGATGATGTTCTTTCTGGTCTTCAAGGTGACCGAGTCGCTGACCACGGTGCTGTACGCCGTGAATGCCGCCGATACCAGCCTGCTCGCACAGAAGATGCGTTTCACGCTGAAAACCTCGCTGGCGCTGACCGTGCTCGCCAGTCTGGTGGTTCTGCCCGTTGCGCCGTTCGCACTGGGCCTGTTCGGTGAAACCTACGCCCAGGAAGCCACGGGCGCACTGCGCCTGCTGGTGCTCGGGGTACTGGCGTTGATCGTCAAAATGCACTTCCTGGCCGTTTCTCAGGTCCAGCGCCGCATTGCGCGCGCCACGCGCTATATGGCCGCCGGTGCGGTACTCGAAATTGTCCTGGCCGCCCTGGGCGTGACCTGGGGTGGCATGACCGGTCTCGCCCTGGGCATTGTCATCGCGCAGGTGATCGAGGCGGCCGTCATGGCGCCCACAGTGCTGGGTGCCCTGCGCGGCCAGCCGCGACTGGCGACCGCGTCATGA